Proteins encoded in a region of the Halostella limicola genome:
- a CDS encoding CTP synthase yields the protein MPTDPESEYDPTLGNKFIFVTGGVMSGLGKGITAASTGRLLKNAGFDVTAVKIDPYLNVDAGTMNPYQHGEVYVLKDGGEVDLDLGNYERFLDEDMTFDHNITTGKTYQHVIEKERAGDYLGKTVQIIPHVTTDIKRRIREAAEGTDVCLIEVGGTVGDIEGMPYLEALRQFAHEEEDDDILFTHVTLVPYSKNGEQKTKPTQHSVKELRSIGLQPDILVGRADDKLEPHTKEKIALFCDVPTDAVFSNPDVEDIYHVPLMVEEEGLDEYVMQELGLADEALPKADRDNRWREVVTREREGEVDIALVGKYDLEDAYMSVNEALKHAGLAKGVNVNIHWVDSDEMVDETDGGEHRRRLESADGIVVPGGFGSRGTEGKISAIRYARENDVPFLGLCLGFQMAVVEVARNVLGYEDAHSAEMDPDTNNPVIDILPEQYEVSDMGGTMRLGAHQTDITPGTLAEEVYGSTACTERHRHRYEVNPNYFEDFADTDIAFSGRAGNRMEILEHEDHPYFLGTQFHPEFRSRPDRASPPFVGLLEAVMERTGIDGAAAEGTEVEA from the coding sequence ATGCCGACCGATCCTGAATCCGAATACGACCCCACCCTGGGGAACAAGTTCATCTTCGTCACGGGAGGTGTCATGTCCGGGCTCGGCAAGGGGATCACCGCCGCGAGCACCGGCCGACTCCTGAAGAACGCCGGGTTCGACGTGACGGCGGTGAAGATCGACCCGTACCTCAACGTCGACGCCGGGACGATGAACCCGTACCAGCACGGCGAGGTGTACGTGCTGAAAGACGGGGGCGAGGTCGACCTCGACCTGGGGAACTACGAGCGGTTCCTCGACGAGGACATGACCTTCGACCACAACATCACGACGGGCAAGACCTACCAGCACGTCATCGAGAAGGAGCGCGCGGGCGACTACCTCGGGAAGACGGTCCAGATCATCCCGCACGTCACGACCGACATCAAGCGGCGCATCCGCGAGGCCGCCGAGGGCACCGACGTCTGTCTCATCGAAGTCGGCGGCACCGTCGGCGACATCGAGGGGATGCCCTACCTCGAAGCGCTCCGCCAGTTCGCCCACGAGGAGGAGGACGACGACATCCTCTTCACTCACGTCACCCTCGTCCCCTACTCGAAAAACGGCGAGCAGAAGACCAAGCCCACGCAACACAGCGTCAAGGAGCTCCGCTCTATCGGCCTCCAGCCGGACATTCTCGTCGGGCGCGCCGACGACAAGCTCGAACCGCACACCAAGGAAAAGATCGCGCTGTTCTGCGACGTCCCGACCGACGCCGTCTTCTCTAACCCCGACGTCGAGGACATCTACCACGTGCCGCTGATGGTCGAGGAGGAGGGCCTCGACGAGTACGTCATGCAGGAGCTCGGCCTCGCGGACGAGGCGCTGCCGAAGGCCGACCGCGACAACCGCTGGCGCGAGGTCGTCACCCGCGAGCGCGAGGGCGAGGTCGACATCGCGCTCGTCGGCAAGTACGACCTGGAGGACGCGTACATGTCCGTCAACGAGGCGCTGAAACACGCCGGCCTCGCGAAGGGCGTCAACGTGAACATCCACTGGGTCGACTCCGACGAGATGGTCGACGAGACCGACGGCGGCGAACACCGCCGCCGCCTGGAGTCCGCGGACGGCATCGTCGTCCCCGGCGGGTTCGGCTCCCGCGGCACCGAGGGGAAGATCAGCGCGATCCGGTACGCCCGCGAGAACGACGTCCCCTTCCTCGGGCTCTGTCTGGGCTTCCAGATGGCCGTCGTCGAAGTCGCGCGCAACGTGCTGGGCTACGAGGACGCCCACAGCGCGGAGATGGACCCCGACACGAACAACCCCGTCATCGACATCCTGCCCGAGCAGTACGAGGTCTCGGACATGGGTGGCACGATGCGCCTCGGCGCGCACCAGACGGACATCACGCCCGGCACCCTCGCGGAGGAGGTGTACGGGTCGACGGCCTGCACCGAGCGCCACCGCCACCGCTACGAGGTGAACCCGAACTACTTCGAGGACTTCGCCGACACCGACATCGCGTTCTCCGGGCGCGCGGGCAACCGCATGGAGATCCTCGAACACGAGGACCACCCGTACTTCCTCGGGACGCAGTTCCACCCCGAGTTCCGGTCCCGTCCCGACCGGGCATCGCCGCCCTTCGTCGGCCTGCTCGAAGCGGTGATGGAGCGGACCGGGATCGACGGCGCGGCCGCCGAGGGAACGGAGGTGGAGGCCTGA
- a CDS encoding MogA/MoaB family molybdenum cofactor biosynthesis protein has product MVDFQSRDTRRGLEDDDEDDGETESTDDAASAAESEEDDRSARPADENAGEPTGDSGEHAGDSGGSERAGSDHQSAGSGHGGHDHDEHGGHSHEHDRHHAHDLDALGVAVVTVSSSRTLSDDPAGDTITAVMEEGDDEVVTRELIPDEYDRIEGTIDNLVKRDDVDLVITTGGTGVTPDDVTIEAAKRLFDKELPGFGELFRLLSYDEIGTKVVATRATAGVIGGVPVFCLPGSENAARLGTEAIVSEQAAHIAGLAQRDE; this is encoded by the coding sequence ATGGTCGATTTCCAGTCACGCGACACGCGGCGGGGGTTGGAGGACGACGACGAGGACGACGGCGAGACGGAATCGACGGACGACGCGGCGTCCGCGGCCGAAAGCGAGGAGGACGACCGGTCGGCGCGGCCCGCCGACGAGAACGCGGGAGAGCCGACCGGGGACTCGGGCGAACACGCTGGCGATTCGGGGGGCAGCGAACGCGCGGGGAGCGACCACCAGAGCGCCGGTAGCGGTCACGGCGGCCACGACCACGACGAGCACGGCGGCCACTCTCACGAGCACGACCGCCACCACGCCCACGACCTCGACGCCCTCGGCGTGGCCGTCGTCACCGTCTCGTCGTCGCGGACGCTCTCGGACGACCCCGCCGGCGACACCATCACGGCGGTGATGGAGGAGGGCGACGACGAGGTGGTGACGCGGGAGCTGATCCCCGACGAGTACGACCGGATCGAGGGGACGATCGACAACCTCGTCAAACGCGACGACGTGGATCTGGTGATCACGACTGGCGGGACGGGCGTCACGCCGGACGACGTGACCATCGAGGCGGCGAAGCGCCTGTTCGACAAGGAGCTCCCCGGGTTCGGCGAGCTGTTCCGCCTGCTCTCCTACGACGAGATCGGGACGAAGGTCGTCGCGACGCGCGCGACCGCCGGCGTCATCGGGGGCGTGCCGGTGTTCTGTCTCCCCGGGAGCGAGAACGCCGCCCGCCTCGGCACCGAAGCGATCGTCTCCGAGCAGGCGGCACACATCGCGGGCTTGGCCCAGCGGGACGAGTAA
- a CDS encoding DUF7126 family protein, whose product MKVVFAGHDDDGLAERLEGEGNEVTVVEDIATRPALEESGIVGADLFVLTDVGQATAVPIAKDLNDDLRVVIYSRDSLPEFASAQVDLAVDPDLLGPDAVAEELSGSA is encoded by the coding sequence ATGAAGGTAGTGTTCGCGGGTCACGACGACGACGGACTGGCGGAGCGCCTGGAGGGCGAGGGCAACGAGGTCACGGTGGTCGAGGACATCGCCACGCGCCCCGCCCTCGAAGAGTCGGGCATCGTCGGCGCAGACCTGTTCGTCCTCACCGACGTCGGGCAGGCGACGGCGGTCCCGATCGCGAAGGACCTGAACGACGACCTCCGCGTGGTCATCTACTCGCGGGACTCGCTCCCCGAGTTCGCCAGCGCGCAGGTCGACCTCGCGGTCGACCCCGACCTGCTCGGTCCGGACGCTGTCGCCGAGGAACTGAGCGGGAGCGCGTAA
- a CDS encoding PspA/IM30 family protein, which yields MGILSRASYVIRSKVNALLNRAEDPTETLDYSYEQMRDELQDVKRGIADLTTQKKRLEMQKRRLEENVDKHNEQAREAVRQDRDDLARRALEKKKAKMTQIEELEAQIADLQNTQDNLVEKKETLQQRIEEFRTRKETIKARHEAAEASARVSEAMTGAGDEMEDVGRAIERAEERTDDMEARAAAMDELQETGVFEDAMSDKDQLDRELEEVRSKGEVDAELDTLKSEMGKETAAEEEAEPPGEEEVEFESDTGEEVDVNVDESEVEEELEDIKSEET from the coding sequence ATGGGAATACTCTCGCGGGCCTCTTACGTCATTCGCTCGAAGGTCAACGCCTTGCTCAACCGGGCCGAAGACCCAACGGAGACGTTGGACTATTCCTACGAGCAGATGCGCGACGAGCTACAGGACGTGAAACGTGGGATCGCCGATCTCACCACCCAGAAGAAGCGCCTGGAGATGCAGAAGCGCCGGCTCGAGGAGAACGTCGACAAGCACAACGAACAGGCGCGGGAGGCCGTCCGGCAGGACCGCGACGACCTCGCGCGGCGCGCGCTGGAGAAGAAGAAGGCGAAGATGACTCAGATCGAGGAGCTGGAGGCCCAGATCGCCGACCTCCAGAACACGCAGGACAACCTCGTCGAGAAGAAAGAGACGCTCCAGCAGCGCATCGAGGAGTTCCGCACCCGGAAAGAGACGATCAAGGCCCGCCACGAGGCCGCCGAGGCGAGCGCTCGCGTCTCCGAGGCGATGACCGGGGCCGGCGACGAGATGGAGGACGTCGGCCGCGCCATCGAGCGCGCGGAGGAGCGCACCGACGACATGGAGGCGCGCGCCGCCGCCATGGACGAGCTCCAGGAGACCGGCGTGTTCGAGGACGCCATGTCCGACAAGGACCAGCTCGACCGCGAGCTGGAGGAGGTCCGCTCGAAGGGCGAGGTCGACGCCGAGCTTGACACGCTGAAATCGGAGATGGGCAAGGAGACCGCGGCCGAAGAGGAGGCGGAGCCGCCGGGCGAGGAGGAAGTCGAGTTCGAGAGCGACACCGGCGAGGAGGTCGACGTGAACGTCGACGAGTCCGAGGTCGAGGAGGAGCTAGAGGACATCAAAAGCGAGGAGACGTAG
- a CDS encoding DUF7282 domain-containing protein, protein MKLQTTKISAVLVALLMVTAGGIATVAASAQQEQAEPSVSIDDQNTNGEQVRVSSVTPPENGGFIALHEGSEEGPVIGTSEYIAEQDRNVRIQLERQISSDTTVVAVLHEDTDGNQELNASIDRRYQTEDGDIVSDEADLTVRGGAAEDDDATADNETEEVENETEEELEEVENETEEIENETEEEPEEVENETEEPEEVENETEEEGAEDEDEVEAEEGFDVSNLQAVDTAPVNDTVTVTADVEAPDDREAGAVELRVEGDVVERRHVSFEDDDERTVEFNVNTTGLAPGTYVHGVFTEDDGEVAQITLTEQNASFNVSNLSAPADAPVGENVTVNATITNDGEANDTQNVTARLNGSVAAQENVTLDAGEETTVSLNVSADEEGTYYLGVLTRDFGEVQQLNVSEDVEENVTDNETAAPTANVSFENQTSNGSTVVVDSVNSSNGTFVAIHDATLLEGNVIGSVIGVSEYLEQGEHENVSVELYNVSGANFTESELTENQTLIAMPHLDTNENGTYDFVASEGAEDGPYVNETGAPVVDDGFVTIEAAEENVTDNETAAPTANVSFENQTSNGSTVVVDSVNSSNGTFVAIHDATLLEGNVIGSVIGVSEYLEQGEHENVSVELFNVSGADFAESELTENQTLIAMPHLDTNENGTYDFVATEGAEDGPYVNETGAPVLDDGFVTIEAAEENVTNVTENETNVTDNETNVTDNETNVTDGVTDNETNVTDNETNVTDGVTDNETNVTDNETNVTDNETNVTDNETNVTDNETNVTDNETNVTDNETAVNATASVEFNDQTTSGEIVGVASANLSEGGFVVIHDATLLDGEVLGSVIGVSEYLEPGEHDSVSVPLYDVPGLEANQTSLEEDQTLVAMPHFDTNDNETYDFLTTDGEEDGAYVMNGTPVIDDASVTVQSFDANDTTETTDSNETNESDGTVLT, encoded by the coding sequence ATGAAACTGCAGACAACAAAGATCAGCGCCGTTTTAGTTGCGCTCCTGATGGTGACAGCCGGCGGCATCGCGACCGTCGCCGCGAGCGCCCAACAGGAGCAGGCCGAGCCGAGTGTATCGATCGACGACCAGAACACCAACGGAGAGCAGGTCCGCGTCTCCTCGGTGACGCCGCCCGAGAACGGCGGATTCATCGCTCTCCACGAGGGATCCGAGGAGGGCCCGGTGATTGGAACATCCGAGTACATCGCCGAACAGGACCGGAACGTCAGGATTCAGCTCGAACGGCAGATCAGTAGCGACACCACTGTCGTCGCCGTGCTCCACGAGGACACCGACGGCAACCAGGAACTCAACGCCAGCATCGACCGTCGCTACCAGACCGAGGACGGCGATATCGTCTCTGACGAGGCCGACCTGACCGTCCGCGGCGGCGCGGCCGAAGATGACGACGCCACCGCTGACAACGAGACCGAGGAAGTCGAGAACGAGACGGAAGAGGAACTCGAAGAGGTAGAGAACGAAACCGAAGAGATAGAGAACGAAACTGAAGAGGAGCCCGAGGAAGTCGAGAACGAGACGGAAGAACCCGAAGAGGTTGAGAACGAGACCGAGGAAGAAGGAGCCGAAGACGAGGACGAAGTCGAAGCCGAGGAGGGCTTCGATGTGAGTAACCTCCAGGCCGTCGACACCGCGCCCGTCAACGACACGGTCACGGTGACGGCCGACGTGGAAGCGCCCGACGACCGCGAGGCCGGGGCCGTCGAACTCCGCGTCGAGGGTGACGTGGTCGAGCGCCGGCACGTCTCCTTCGAGGACGACGACGAGCGGACGGTCGAGTTCAACGTCAACACGACCGGACTCGCGCCCGGCACCTACGTCCACGGGGTCTTCACCGAGGACGACGGCGAGGTCGCGCAGATAACGCTCACCGAACAGAACGCCTCGTTCAACGTGTCGAACCTCTCCGCGCCCGCGGACGCGCCGGTCGGGGAGAACGTGACCGTCAACGCGACGATCACGAACGACGGCGAGGCGAACGACACGCAGAACGTCACCGCGCGCCTGAACGGCTCCGTCGCCGCGCAGGAGAACGTCACGCTGGACGCGGGCGAGGAGACGACCGTCTCGCTCAACGTCAGCGCCGACGAGGAGGGGACGTACTACCTGGGCGTGCTCACCCGCGACTTCGGTGAGGTCCAGCAGCTCAACGTGAGCGAGGACGTCGAGGAGAACGTCACGGACAACGAGACGGCGGCACCGACCGCGAACGTCAGCTTCGAGAACCAGACGTCGAACGGGTCGACGGTCGTCGTCGACTCTGTGAACAGCAGTAACGGAACGTTCGTCGCTATTCACGACGCAACCCTGCTCGAAGGGAACGTCATCGGTAGCGTCATCGGTGTCTCCGAGTACCTCGAACAGGGCGAGCACGAGAACGTCAGCGTCGAGCTGTACAACGTCTCCGGTGCGAACTTCACCGAGTCGGAACTGACCGAGAACCAGACGCTGATCGCGATGCCGCACCTCGACACCAACGAGAACGGGACGTACGACTTCGTCGCCAGTGAAGGCGCCGAGGACGGCCCGTACGTCAACGAGACCGGCGCACCCGTCGTCGACGACGGCTTCGTGACGATCGAGGCGGCCGAGGAGAACGTCACGGACAACGAGACGGCGGCACCGACCGCGAACGTCAGCTTCGAGAACCAGACGTCGAACGGGTCGACCGTCGTCGTCGACTCCGTGAACAGCAGTAACGGAACGTTCGTCGCTATTCACGACGCAACCCTGCTCGAAGGGAACGTCATCGGTAGCGTCATCGGCGTCTCCGAGTACCTCGAACAGGGCGAACACGAGAACGTCAGCGTCGAACTGTTCAACGTCTCCGGTGCGGACTTCGCCGAGTCGGAACTGACCGAGAACCAGACGCTGATCGCGATGCCGCACCTCGACACCAACGAGAACGGGACGTACGACTTCGTCGCCACTGAGGGCGCGGAGGACGGCCCGTATGTCAACGAGACCGGCGCGCCCGTCCTCGACGACGGCTTCGTGACGATCGAGGCGGCCGAGGAGAACGTCACGAACGTGACGGAGAACGAGACCAACGTTACGGACAACGAAACGAACGTCACTGACAACGAGACCAACGTCACGGACGGCGTCACTGACAACGAAACGAACGTTACAGACAACGAGACCAACGTCACGGACGGCGTCACTGACAACGAGACCAACGTTACGGACAACGAAACGAACGTCACCGATAACGAGACGAACGTCACTGACAACGAGACCAACGTTACGGACAACGAAACGAACGTCACCGATAACGAGACGAACGTCACTGACAACGAGACCGCGGTAAACGCCACGGCGTCCGTCGAGTTCAACGACCAGACGACGAGCGGGGAGATCGTGGGCGTCGCGTCCGCGAACCTCTCCGAGGGCGGATTCGTGGTGATTCACGACGCGACGCTCCTCGACGGCGAGGTGCTCGGTAGCGTCATCGGCGTCTCCGAGTACCTCGAACCCGGCGAGCACGACAGCGTGTCGGTACCGCTGTACGACGTCCCCGGACTGGAGGCCAACCAGACGTCGCTAGAGGAGGACCAGACGCTCGTCGCGATGCCGCACTTCGACACGAACGACAACGAGACCTACGACTTCCTCACGACCGACGGTGAGGAGGACGGCGCGTACGTCATGAACGGCACGCCCGTCATCGACGACGCCAGCGTGACGGTCCAGTCGTTCGACGCCAACGACACGACCGAGACGACCGACTCGAACGAGACGAACGAGTCGGACGGGACGGTCCTCACCTAA
- a CDS encoding DUF7853 family protein, with protein MSTTTASDAEALELTRTEQWVLHDVMLRELEAAEESDRSPPWWALAVLEQVESDALSLTCFEAWRVKRAVQSYVERAPDRDRSPARTLLGRIEAAYRSPPAAVQ; from the coding sequence ATGAGCACCACGACGGCTTCGGACGCGGAAGCGCTCGAACTGACTCGGACGGAGCAGTGGGTCCTCCACGACGTCATGCTTCGGGAGCTCGAAGCGGCGGAGGAGAGCGACCGGTCCCCGCCGTGGTGGGCCCTCGCCGTCCTCGAACAGGTCGAAAGCGACGCGCTGTCGCTGACCTGCTTCGAGGCCTGGCGCGTCAAGCGCGCGGTCCAGTCCTACGTCGAGCGGGCGCCCGACCGGGACCGGTCGCCGGCACGGACCCTTCTCGGCCGGATCGAGGCGGCCTACCGGTCGCCGCCCGCGGCGGTACAGTAG
- a CDS encoding dienelactone hydrolase family protein encodes MSPNDVLLPGGRDVRGTLDGADGAGDAATCVVACPPHPQHRGHRGDDRLVSVSDALADRGTDCLRFDYGDWDEGYGEREDARNAVRWAAERYDRVGLFGYSFGGAMALLAGATVDREVVGVSVLAPAPKLADDLDAAAALTDLGCPAQVIYGERDGTVDATPVAAAARERGDEVVELSADHFFLGKHDRIGERVADFFDRSP; translated from the coding sequence ATGTCTCCGAACGACGTACTACTGCCGGGCGGACGCGACGTGCGCGGCACGCTCGACGGGGCCGACGGCGCGGGCGACGCGGCGACCTGCGTCGTCGCCTGCCCGCCCCACCCCCAGCACCGCGGGCACCGCGGCGACGACCGGCTCGTCTCCGTGAGCGACGCGCTCGCGGACCGCGGGACGGACTGCCTCCGCTTCGACTACGGCGACTGGGACGAGGGGTACGGCGAGCGCGAGGACGCGCGCAACGCCGTCCGCTGGGCCGCCGAGCGCTACGATCGGGTCGGTCTCTTCGGCTACAGCTTCGGCGGGGCGATGGCGCTGCTCGCGGGCGCGACGGTCGACCGCGAGGTCGTCGGCGTCTCCGTGCTCGCGCCCGCCCCGAAACTGGCCGACGACCTGGACGCCGCCGCGGCGCTGACCGACCTCGGCTGCCCGGCGCAGGTCATCTACGGCGAGCGCGACGGGACGGTCGACGCGACGCCGGTCGCCGCGGCGGCGCGCGAGCGCGGCGACGAGGTGGTCGAACTCTCCGCGGACCACTTCTTCCTCGGGAAGCACGACCGGATCGGCGAACGCGTCGCGGACTTCTTCGACCGCTCGCCGTAG
- a CDS encoding zinc-binding dehydrogenase: MQAVKFTDHGDTDVIEYGDFPDPDPAADEVLVDVKAGALNHLDVWTRRGLPTIDVEMPHVPGSDAAGVVEEVGDDVSRFEPGDRVAVLAGTYCGECEYCRDGDVALCVRFSIIGEHTRGVHSEYAAVPEQNLVSVPEGVGWETAAAAPLVFQTAWRMLISRGDVSPGEDVLVLGASGGVGHAAVQIADYAGATVYATGSSDEKLEYARECGADHVIDYEAKDFASEIRDLTGKRGVDVVVDHVGAATWSDSLASLAKDGRLLTCGATTGPNPETDINRIFWNQLNVIGSTMATPGECDDVLELVWDGTFEPRIREVLPMSGTARAHEMLENREGFGKVVVRPDSEL, from the coding sequence ATGCAAGCGGTCAAGTTCACCGACCACGGCGACACCGACGTCATCGAGTACGGCGACTTCCCGGACCCCGACCCGGCCGCGGACGAGGTGCTGGTCGACGTGAAGGCGGGGGCGCTGAACCACCTTGACGTGTGGACGCGCCGCGGCCTCCCCACCATCGACGTGGAGATGCCCCACGTTCCGGGCAGCGACGCCGCGGGCGTGGTCGAGGAGGTGGGCGACGACGTCTCCCGCTTCGAACCGGGCGACCGCGTCGCCGTCCTCGCCGGCACCTACTGCGGCGAGTGCGAATACTGCCGCGACGGTGACGTGGCGCTGTGCGTCCGGTTCAGCATCATCGGCGAGCACACCCGCGGCGTCCACAGCGAGTACGCCGCCGTCCCCGAGCAGAACCTCGTCTCCGTTCCCGAGGGCGTCGGCTGGGAGACGGCCGCGGCCGCGCCGCTCGTGTTCCAGACCGCCTGGCGGATGCTGATCTCCCGCGGCGACGTCTCGCCCGGCGAGGACGTGCTCGTCCTCGGCGCGAGCGGCGGCGTCGGCCACGCCGCCGTCCAGATCGCGGACTACGCCGGCGCGACGGTGTACGCCACCGGTAGCAGCGACGAGAAACTGGAGTACGCCCGCGAGTGCGGAGCCGACCACGTGATCGACTACGAGGCGAAGGACTTCGCCAGCGAGATCCGGGACCTGACCGGCAAGCGCGGCGTCGACGTGGTGGTCGACCACGTCGGCGCGGCGACGTGGTCCGATTCGCTGGCCTCGCTCGCGAAGGACGGCCGCCTGCTCACCTGCGGGGCGACGACGGGACCGAACCCCGAGACCGACATCAACCGGATCTTCTGGAACCAGCTGAACGTGATCGGGTCGACGATGGCGACGCCCGGCGAGTGCGACGACGTGCTCGAACTCGTCTGGGACGGCACCTTCGAACCGCGGATCCGCGAGGTCCTCCCCATGAGCGGGACCGCCCGCGCCCACGAGATGCTGGAGAACCGTGAGGGCTTTGGCAAAGTAGTCGTAAGGCCCGACAGTGAGCTCTGA
- a CDS encoding cupin domain-containing protein codes for MALDRYPELDPDDGEVVDAEVVVSDDVLVKAFALGPGAELEPHEHGDSTNVFHVVEGTVTVLQNGEEERISAPGVVLHERGVAHGARNDGDEVAVLTASLCPMPG; via the coding sequence ATGGCACTCGATAGGTACCCCGAGTTAGACCCCGACGACGGGGAGGTGGTCGACGCGGAGGTCGTCGTGAGCGACGACGTTCTGGTGAAAGCCTTCGCGCTCGGCCCCGGCGCGGAACTGGAACCGCACGAACACGGCGACTCGACGAACGTCTTTCACGTCGTCGAAGGGACGGTGACCGTCCTGCAGAACGGCGAGGAAGAGCGGATCAGCGCGCCGGGCGTCGTCCTCCACGAGCGCGGCGTCGCCCACGGCGCGCGCAACGACGGTGACGAGGTCGCCGTCCTGACGGCGAGTCTGTGCCCCATGCCGGGGTAG
- a CDS encoding WD40/YVTN/BNR-like repeat-containing protein yields the protein MFDTTPTRRTMLKAIGGTAAATAVPAAAQASDEGWTVVETPTANTLHGVNATATVHHAVGEGGIVLERGSEGWRKVLDGGPTGNGNDLYGSDATDDEKRLWFVGASGAIGEYDVETGNLEDHSAPNDNTNNYNDVAAEGPAGDANVYVAGDSGKIYYSFENGATGTWNYVTPGSGAAIQAIDFRDVRTGHAVDTNGRVFETTDGETWEPIGLQDANVNFYGVVSRSVTAHQTESDDVDSDTRDDVWVSGGGGMVFHYDGSQWTSSDTGDATLQDVEVDGDGGFTVGGGGKLYEYDGERWTAVDTPTGANLKAVLQASPDVAVGADGTVLEH from the coding sequence ATGTTCGACACGACACCTACCCGACGCACGATGCTGAAGGCGATCGGAGGAACCGCCGCGGCCACGGCAGTGCCGGCGGCCGCGCAGGCGAGCGACGAGGGCTGGACGGTCGTCGAGACGCCGACCGCGAACACGCTCCACGGCGTGAACGCGACGGCGACCGTCCACCACGCCGTCGGCGAGGGCGGGATCGTCCTCGAACGCGGGAGCGAGGGCTGGCGGAAGGTCCTCGACGGCGGTCCGACCGGCAACGGCAACGACCTGTACGGGTCCGACGCCACGGACGACGAGAAGCGCCTCTGGTTCGTCGGCGCCAGCGGCGCGATCGGCGAGTACGACGTGGAGACGGGGAACCTGGAGGACCACTCTGCGCCGAACGACAACACGAACAACTACAACGACGTAGCCGCAGAGGGACCCGCGGGCGACGCGAACGTCTACGTCGCCGGCGACTCCGGGAAGATCTACTACAGCTTCGAGAACGGCGCGACCGGCACGTGGAACTACGTGACGCCCGGGAGCGGTGCCGCCATCCAAGCAATCGACTTCCGCGACGTCCGGACGGGCCACGCGGTCGACACGAACGGCCGCGTGTTCGAAACGACCGACGGCGAGACGTGGGAGCCGATCGGCCTGCAGGACGCCAACGTCAACTTCTACGGCGTTGTCTCGCGAAGCGTGACAGCCCATCAGACGGAGTCTGATGACGTCGACTCCGACACCCGCGACGACGTCTGGGTGTCGGGCGGCGGCGGCATGGTCTTCCACTACGACGGCTCGCAGTGGACCTCGTCGGACACGGGCGACGCCACGCTGCAGGACGTCGAGGTCGACGGCGACGGCGGCTTCACCGTCGGCGGCGGCGGCAAGCTCTACGAGTACGACGGCGAGCGCTGGACGGCGGTCGACACGCCGACCGGCGCCAACCTGAAGGCGGTGCTTCAGGCCTCGCCCGACGTCGCGGTCGGCGCCGACGGGACGGTCCTGGAGCACTGA
- the guaA gene encoding glutamine-hydrolyzing GMP synthase, with product MVDVDSFIDEKIEEISEAVGDANAVIALSGGVDSSTAAALAYEAIGDQLTPVYVDTGLMRKGETDQIRETFDYMDSLRIVDAKDRFLDALGGTTDPEEKRHIIGEQFIREFETVAKEEDADYLVQGTIYPDRIESEGTIKSHHNVGGLPDVVDFDGIVEPMRDLYKDEVREVARELDLDELVAERMPFPGPGLAVRIIGEVTEEKLEVAREANHVVEEELEEYEPWQALAAVIGKATGVKGDNRVHGWVVSVRSVESRDGMTARAQEIDWETLQRIQSRITGAHENVARVVYDVTHKPPATIEYE from the coding sequence ATGGTCGACGTCGACTCCTTCATCGACGAGAAGATCGAGGAGATCAGCGAGGCCGTGGGCGACGCCAACGCCGTCATCGCGCTGTCTGGCGGCGTCGACTCCTCGACGGCCGCCGCGCTGGCCTACGAGGCCATCGGCGACCAGCTGACGCCCGTCTACGTCGACACCGGCCTGATGCGGAAAGGCGAGACGGACCAGATCCGGGAGACGTTCGACTACATGGACTCGCTCCGGATCGTCGACGCCAAAGACCGCTTCCTCGACGCGCTCGGCGGCACCACCGACCCCGAGGAGAAGCGCCACATCATCGGCGAGCAGTTCATCCGGGAGTTCGAGACGGTCGCGAAGGAGGAGGACGCCGACTACCTCGTGCAGGGGACGATCTACCCCGACCGGATCGAGAGCGAGGGGACGATCAAGTCCCACCACAACGTCGGCGGCCTGCCCGACGTGGTCGACTTCGACGGCATCGTCGAGCCGATGCGCGACCTTTACAAGGACGAGGTCCGCGAGGTCGCCCGCGAACTCGACCTCGACGAGCTCGTCGCCGAGCGGATGCCGTTCCCGGGTCCCGGGCTGGCCGTTCGCATCATCGGAGAGGTCACCGAGGAGAAGCTGGAGGTCGCGCGCGAGGCCAACCACGTCGTCGAGGAGGAACTGGAGGAGTACGAGCCGTGGCAGGCGCTCGCCGCCGTAATCGGCAAGGCGACCGGCGTCAAGGGCGACAACCGCGTCCACGGCTGGGTCGTCTCCGTCCGCTCGGTCGAGTCCCGCGACGGGATGACCGCCCGTGCTCAGGAGATCGACTGGGAGACGCTCCAGCGGATCCAGTCCCGCATCACCGGCGCCCACGAGAACGTCGCGCGCGTCGTCTACGACGTGACACACAAGCCTCCGGCCACCATAGAGTACGAGTGA